TCTGCGCCGATGCCTTCGCCCACGTCCTGCACCTCGATCGCGATGCCACTGGGCTGAAAGCCCTGGTCATCGACCATCTCACCGGGGAACATGGCCTCATGGTCTGGTGCAAAGGCACGGATGGTGATCTGGCCGCCCTCTGGCTGCGCCTGCTCGGCATTGCGGATGAGATTGCTGATGAGACGGCGGATCTGCGCGGGATCGACGGGGACCTGCGGCAGATTCGGCTGCGTCTCGATGCGGTAGTCGATGCGTGCGGCTCGCGTATGATGCGAGAAGAAGGTGTCGATGAGTTCGCTGATGTTCGTGAGCCGCTTGATCGGGGCACCACCGCGGGCGAAGGTGAGGAGCTGCTGGACGAGATTCTGCGCCTGGAGAGTCGCCTGCTTCGCCGTATGCAGCTCTGGCAGCACGATGGCATTGCGCAGACGCATCTCTGCGAGGGAGATATTCCCCAGCAGGACGGTGAGCAAATTATTGAAGTCATGCGCGAAGCCGCGTGCCAGTAGGCCGAGCGACTCCAGACGGTCTAGGCGGCTACGGCGCTCCGCTTCTTCACGCTTCGCGGTGACGTCCTGGATGAGGAGGAGCATGCCTTCGCCAAAGGGATGCCCACGCAGCTCCAGCCAGGCACGCTTTGCTTCAAAGTATAAATCACGGCTAACGGGCTCTTTATGCAGCAGCGCATGGGCAAAGGCCTCGTGGTTCTCCTCACGCAATGCCGCAGGCAGCAGATCCCAGAGTGAGCTGCCCAGGAGGCCGCTCGCAGGCCGCGCAAAGAGCCGTGTGGCGCTGGCATTGGCATAGGTGAGCCTCCAGCGGCCATCCAGGGCGATCAGCGGGTCCGAGATGCTTTCCACCACATCGACAAGTGGGGCATTGGACTGCACTGGGGGCTGCTTTGGCAGCTCAGAGGTCACTTCTGTCTCCTGGAGGGCACGGAAGAGGATGATGAGCCCGGTGAGATTCCCCAAAGAATCGCGCAGCGGCGTGCTGCGGTCCTGAATCGGCACCCGGGCACCAGTGCGGGTGGTGAGCCAGACGGTGCGCTCTTTTTGCGCATTGGCGGAATCGACGCTGAGAACCTCCGCTGGCTCGCCAGAGGTCTGGAAGATGCGGAAGACCTCATCCAGCGAGTGGCCCACGGCTTCCTCTGCTCGCCAGCCTGCCACGCGTGCCGCTGCGGGGTTCATGAAAACGATCCCACCTGCCAAATCGGCCGCGATGACACCATCTGCCAAGCTTTGGAAGGCCTCGAAGAAGCTATGCTCACGGCGGCGGCGGTCCTGCTCATCCAGGTGCCTTTGCGCCGCTACCTCG
This genomic stretch from Verrucomicrobiaceae bacterium harbors:
- a CDS encoding response regulator, which translates into the protein MTGTDRIRILIVENEGLVGCDMAASLGKLGYLVTGICASGEEALERFDEMRPDLVLLDVHLAGELDGIETATRLQQRSQVAILYVTACADLETVARARETKPQGYLLKPFNQDELRLAIEVAAQRHLDEQDRRRREHSFFEAFQSLADGVIAADLAGGIVFMNPAAARVAGWRAEEAVGHSLDEVFRIFQTSGEPAEVLSVDSANAQKERTVWLTTRTGARVPIQDRSTPLRDSLGNLTGLIILFRALQETEVTSELPKQPPVQSNAPLVDVVESISDPLIALDGRWRLTYANASATRLFARPASGLLGSSLWDLLPAALREENHEAFAHALLHKEPVSRDLYFEAKRAWLELRGHPFGEGMLLLIQDVTAKREEAERRSRLDRLESLGLLARGFAHDFNNLLTVLLGNISLAEMRLRNAIVLPELHTAKQATLQAQNLVQQLLTFARGGAPIKRLTNISELIDTFFSHHTRAARIDYRIETQPNLPQVPVDPAQIRRLISNLIRNAEQAQPEGGQITIRAFAPDHEAMFPGEMVDDQGFQPSGIAIEVQDVGEGIGAEQLPHIFEPYFSTRKSENATGLGLTVCESIAKAHGGTITVSSEPGKGTTVRFYLPLDADAEETDAFGLTNVFDAAPDAPVTQPRILVLEDDPLVRNLIVRNLASHGFEVAESIEGGETVRLYQESMNLGRVYDLVILDLSIPNGMGGVRTMEKLRQLDPEVLAIVSSGYSDDPVMAKPAAYGFAAVLPKPYEPADMVRMVRSVLSTRGVRRTA